A single genomic interval of Mycolicibacterium sp. MU0053 harbors:
- a CDS encoding flavin-containing monooxygenase produces the protein MTAIEHEPHTDTGDDAEDFDVLIVGAGISGLGAAYRLTERNPGKRYVILERRDQIGGTWDLFRYPGVRSDSSIFTLSFPYEPWTHTEGVADGTDIRNYLVDFADKHDIAEHIRFGCYVRAANWDSTTDTWTVQVEQDGATKSYRARFLFFGSGYYNYDEPYVPEFSGIENFEGTVVNPQHWPEDLDYSDKRVVVIGSGATAVTLVPALSQRAAKVVMLQRSPTYIFPGARVNGLIQFVRNTLPRKVSHWFARWYAAIFEGVVWFLSQKFPAMMRRFIRSRAVANLPSGYPVDVHFNPRYNPWDQRLCLDADGDLFNAVSSGRVEIITDQIDRFDATGIWLKSGRHLTADIVATATGLQLQALGGARISLDGTEIKPQDRYVYKAYLLEDVPNLAWCVGYTNASWTLRADMTAEHFAKLVAYMDEHGYSHAYPHLGDEPMPEKPAWDINAGYVQRAPHALPKSGTKRPWNVRQNFFADAIDHRFDRIEESMVFGRVAHRSRLSA, from the coding sequence ATGACTGCGATTGAGCACGAACCGCACACCGATACCGGCGACGACGCCGAGGACTTCGACGTCCTGATCGTCGGGGCCGGTATCTCCGGGTTGGGCGCGGCGTATCGCTTGACCGAGCGCAACCCCGGCAAGCGGTACGTCATCCTCGAGCGCCGCGATCAGATCGGCGGCACCTGGGACCTGTTCCGCTACCCCGGGGTGCGTTCGGACAGTTCGATCTTCACGCTGAGCTTCCCGTACGAACCGTGGACGCACACCGAAGGTGTGGCCGACGGCACCGACATCCGCAACTACCTCGTCGACTTCGCCGACAAGCACGACATCGCCGAGCACATCCGGTTCGGGTGCTACGTCCGCGCCGCGAACTGGGATTCGACGACCGACACCTGGACCGTGCAGGTGGAGCAGGACGGGGCCACCAAGTCGTATCGGGCCCGCTTCCTGTTCTTCGGCAGCGGCTATTACAACTACGACGAGCCCTACGTTCCGGAGTTCAGTGGCATCGAGAACTTCGAGGGCACCGTCGTCAACCCGCAGCACTGGCCCGAGGACCTGGACTACTCCGACAAGCGGGTCGTGGTGATCGGCAGCGGCGCCACCGCGGTCACCCTGGTCCCGGCGCTGTCGCAACGCGCGGCCAAGGTGGTCATGCTGCAGCGCTCCCCCACCTATATTTTCCCGGGCGCCCGGGTCAACGGCCTGATCCAGTTCGTCCGTAATACCCTGCCGCGCAAGGTGTCCCATTGGTTCGCCCGGTGGTATGCCGCGATCTTCGAGGGGGTCGTCTGGTTCTTGTCGCAGAAGTTCCCGGCCATGATGCGGCGGTTCATCCGCAGCCGTGCGGTCGCGAACCTGCCCAGCGGCTATCCCGTCGACGTGCACTTCAACCCCCGCTACAACCCGTGGGATCAGCGGTTGTGCCTCGACGCCGACGGCGACCTGTTCAACGCGGTGTCCTCGGGCCGGGTGGAGATCATCACCGACCAGATCGACCGCTTCGACGCCACCGGAATCTGGCTCAAGTCCGGCCGGCACCTCACCGCCGACATCGTGGCGACCGCGACCGGTCTGCAGCTGCAGGCCCTCGGCGGAGCCCGAATCAGCCTGGACGGCACCGAGATCAAGCCGCAGGACCGCTACGTCTACAAGGCCTATCTGCTCGAGGACGTGCCCAACCTGGCCTGGTGCGTGGGCTACACCAACGCCTCCTGGACGCTGCGCGCCGACATGACCGCCGAGCACTTCGCCAAGCTGGTGGCCTACATGGACGAGCACGGCTACAGCCACGCCTACCCGCACCTGGGCGATGAGCCGATGCCGGAGAAGCCGGCCTGGGACATCAACGCCGGATACGTGCAGCGGGCCCCGCATGCGCTGCCGAAGTCGGGCACCAAACGTCCGTGGAACGTGCGGCAGAACTTCTTCGCCGACGCCATCGACCACCGGTTCGACCGCATCGAGGAGTCGATGGTGTTCGGTCGCGTCGCACACCGCAGCCGCCTCAGCGCCTGA
- a CDS encoding YajQ family cyclic di-GMP-binding protein translates to MADSSFDVVSKVDRQEVDNALNQAAKELATRFDFRGTDTTIEWKGEEAIELVSSTEERLKAAVDVFKEKLVRRDISMKAFDAGEPQASGKTYKVTGTLKQGIDSENAKKITKLIRDEGPKGVKAQIQGEEIRVSSKKRDDLQAVIALLKGSDLEVAVQFVNYR, encoded by the coding sequence ATGGCGGATTCATCGTTCGACGTCGTGAGCAAGGTCGACCGCCAGGAGGTCGACAACGCGCTCAATCAGGCTGCCAAGGAGCTGGCGACGCGCTTCGACTTCCGTGGCACCGACACCACCATCGAGTGGAAGGGCGAGGAGGCCATCGAGTTGGTCAGCTCCACCGAGGAGCGGCTGAAGGCGGCCGTCGACGTGTTCAAGGAAAAGCTGGTCCGCCGCGACATCTCGATGAAGGCCTTCGACGCCGGCGAGCCGCAGGCCAGCGGCAAGACCTACAAGGTCACCGGCACGCTCAAGCAGGGCATCGACAGCGAGAACGCGAAGAAAATCACCAAGCTCATCCGCGACGAGGGCCCCAAGGGCGTCAAGGCGCAGATCCAGGGCGAGGAGATCCGGGTGAGCTCCAAGAAGCGCGACGACCTGCAGGCCGTGATCGCGCTGCTGAAGGGTTCCGATCTCGAGGTGGCGGTGCAGTTCGTCAACTACCGGTAG
- a CDS encoding PE-PPE domain-containing protein gives MGGAERSSIGGTIGVGAAVVALTVTAPFATVAAPAVLAALIIEGSSTNPTGAGVEDFFRGKFTQDGADPTYVNFLTGPFGIWRALAQATRADPADPNTVLSSGWGAANASLLVSYLHATDPNNPLLTDTTWVLDNNVANPNGGFGTRYPVFAVIGVNPVPTPSNPGAVVISTAYEYDINGNAPKYVLNPVATANSLLAYADRRLTQADLVMPADAEGNIRGADCESTCQLDDETTVQRVGDVYTFTFVDGTVARVEKVDGVTYVGYRSPGLPLVKPLRDHGGAAGERIADAVEPALKATVDWGYPDNDPLAGPGTVERAGMLPSRAENRKFVRDFSDGVRAGIDTLRPDPAGQRNRPARTLFRTHGLVPRDDAATTERRTPPRPRPISAKRAVEKLTKAFGAPRSATKETSDDRRQRASDPAGAGQGTAE, from the coding sequence TTGGGCGGGGCAGAGAGGTCCTCGATCGGTGGGACCATCGGCGTCGGCGCGGCGGTCGTCGCGCTGACCGTGACCGCGCCTTTTGCCACGGTCGCCGCTCCCGCGGTGCTGGCGGCGTTGATCATCGAGGGCAGTTCCACCAACCCGACGGGTGCCGGCGTCGAGGATTTCTTTCGCGGCAAGTTCACCCAGGACGGCGCGGACCCCACCTACGTCAACTTCCTGACGGGTCCGTTCGGTATCTGGCGGGCGCTCGCGCAGGCGACCCGGGCCGACCCCGCCGATCCCAACACCGTGCTGTCCTCCGGCTGGGGCGCGGCCAACGCCAGCCTGCTGGTGTCGTACCTGCACGCCACCGATCCGAACAACCCGTTGCTGACCGACACCACCTGGGTCCTGGACAACAACGTCGCCAACCCGAATGGCGGATTCGGCACCCGCTACCCGGTTTTCGCGGTCATCGGAGTCAATCCGGTTCCCACACCGTCGAATCCGGGCGCCGTGGTGATCTCGACCGCCTACGAGTACGACATCAACGGCAACGCACCCAAGTACGTGCTCAACCCGGTCGCGACCGCAAACTCGTTGCTGGCCTATGCGGATCGACGGTTGACACAGGCGGACCTCGTGATGCCGGCGGACGCCGAGGGCAACATCCGCGGCGCCGATTGCGAGTCGACCTGCCAACTGGATGACGAGACCACGGTGCAGCGGGTGGGCGACGTCTACACCTTCACCTTCGTCGACGGCACCGTCGCGCGCGTCGAGAAGGTCGACGGGGTCACCTACGTCGGCTACCGGTCCCCCGGCCTGCCACTGGTCAAGCCGCTGCGCGACCACGGCGGTGCGGCCGGCGAGCGCATTGCCGACGCCGTCGAACCCGCGCTGAAGGCGACCGTCGACTGGGGCTACCCGGACAACGATCCGCTGGCCGGGCCCGGCACCGTGGAACGGGCGGGCATGCTGCCCAGCCGCGCCGAGAACCGAAAGTTCGTCCGCGACTTCAGCGACGGCGTGCGCGCGGGAATCGACACGCTGCGGCCCGATCCAGCAGGCCAGCGGAACCGGCCCGCCCGCACGCTGTTCCGCACCCACGGTCTCGTCCCCCGGGACGACGCCGCGACGACCGAGCGTCGCACGCCCCCGCGGCCGCGGCCGATCTCCGCCAAGCGCGCGGTGGAAAAGCTCACGAAGGCCTTCGGTGCGCCGCGGTCGGCGACCAAGGAGACCTCCGACGACCGCCGGCAGCGCGCCTCGGATCCCGCCGGCGCCGGCCAGGGCACCGCCGAGTAG
- a CDS encoding MCE family protein, translating to MAESTPKQRKWRRPIEDWNKTVLGVIAVAVVAVLIGALMAVKLADVGHRHYTAKFQQAAALRAGNPITIAGIPVGEVTGMKLAGDHVVAELKVRDDIEFGAHSRATIMITTILGSRYLALHPAGPGTLPDNTFDLEHTEVPYDLQEALADVTTTFEQVDSDKFAETLGILGQQMESLPAIVPQAMQNTHTLSTIIAERRDQLGSLLQTTETVTNTLRRQQSTLGSLVNQGNSLVGEFVARRDSFRAMMAGLTNLVETLSGIAIDDRPELEALLQDIRELTDMLAQHDDLLRSILQSGPVALRGIANATGSGNAASLFAPGGLLIDSWMCAISGRAEQFGMIQYYQDCE from the coding sequence ATGGCTGAGAGCACACCGAAACAGCGGAAGTGGCGCCGCCCGATCGAGGACTGGAACAAGACCGTGCTCGGCGTCATCGCGGTCGCCGTCGTCGCGGTTTTGATCGGCGCGCTGATGGCGGTCAAACTCGCCGACGTCGGCCACCGGCACTACACCGCGAAGTTCCAGCAGGCCGCGGCGCTGCGGGCGGGCAACCCGATCACGATCGCCGGTATCCCCGTCGGCGAGGTCACGGGTATGAAGCTGGCCGGAGATCACGTGGTGGCCGAATTGAAGGTGCGCGACGACATCGAGTTCGGCGCGCACTCCCGGGCCACCATCATGATCACCACCATCCTAGGTTCGCGCTACCTGGCGCTGCACCCCGCCGGTCCGGGAACGTTGCCGGACAACACCTTCGACCTGGAGCACACCGAGGTCCCGTACGACCTGCAGGAAGCGCTGGCCGACGTCACCACCACCTTCGAACAGGTCGACTCCGACAAGTTCGCCGAGACCCTCGGCATTCTCGGTCAGCAGATGGAGTCACTACCGGCCATCGTGCCGCAGGCCATGCAGAACACCCACACGCTGTCGACCATCATCGCCGAACGCCGCGATCAACTCGGGTCGCTGCTCCAGACCACCGAGACGGTGACCAACACGCTGCGTCGGCAGCAGTCGACGCTGGGCAGCCTGGTGAATCAGGGCAACAGCCTGGTCGGCGAGTTCGTCGCACGGCGGGACTCCTTCCGCGCGATGATGGCCGGCCTGACCAACCTCGTCGAGACACTTTCGGGCATCGCGATCGACGACCGCCCGGAGTTGGAGGCCCTGCTGCAGGACATCCGGGAACTGACCGACATGCTCGCCCAGCATGACGACCTGCTGCGCAGCATCCTGCAGTCCGGGCCGGTGGCCCTGCGCGGCATCGCCAACGCCACCGGGTCGGGCAACGCCGCCAGTCTCTTCGCCCCCGGCGGCCTGCTGATCGATTCCTGGATGTGCGCAATCAGCGGCCGCGCCGAACAGTTCGGCATGATCCAGTACTACCAGGACTGCGAATGA
- a CDS encoding MlaE family ABC transporter permease → MATVGDQFVLGVRTLQYLVTDLLTGRFKWQEFIRQGAFMAGTAVVPTVLVALPIGVTLSIQFALLAGQVGATSLAGAASGLAVIRQAASLTAAILMAAAVGSAITADLGSRKMREETDAMEVMGVSVIRRLVVPRFAAAIMIGVALTGVVCFVGFLASYLFNVYFQNGAPGSFVATFASFATTGDMIVALVKAVIFGAIVAIVSCQKGLATVGGPTGVANSVNAAVVESILILMVVNVAISQLYIMMFPRVGL, encoded by the coding sequence TTGGCCACCGTCGGCGACCAGTTCGTGCTCGGTGTTCGCACACTGCAATACCTTGTCACGGACCTGCTCACCGGACGCTTCAAATGGCAGGAGTTCATCCGGCAGGGCGCCTTCATGGCCGGCACCGCGGTAGTGCCGACGGTGCTGGTGGCACTGCCCATCGGGGTCACGCTGTCGATCCAGTTCGCGCTGCTGGCCGGCCAAGTCGGTGCCACCTCGCTGGCCGGCGCCGCCAGCGGGCTCGCGGTGATCCGGCAGGCCGCGTCGTTGACCGCCGCGATCCTGATGGCCGCCGCCGTCGGTTCCGCGATCACCGCCGACCTCGGCTCCCGCAAGATGCGTGAGGAGACCGATGCGATGGAAGTCATGGGCGTCTCGGTGATCCGGCGTCTGGTGGTGCCGCGCTTCGCCGCCGCGATCATGATCGGCGTGGCCCTGACGGGCGTGGTCTGCTTCGTCGGATTCCTGGCCAGCTACCTGTTCAACGTGTACTTCCAGAACGGCGCCCCGGGCAGCTTCGTGGCCACCTTCGCGTCGTTCGCCACCACCGGCGACATGATCGTCGCGCTGGTCAAGGCCGTCATCTTCGGGGCGATCGTCGCGATCGTGTCCTGCCAGAAGGGACTGGCCACCGTCGGCGGGCCGACGGGCGTGGCCAACTCGGTGAACGCGGCGGTGGTCGAATCGATCCTGATCCTGATGGTGGTCAACGTCGCCATCAGCCAGCTCTACATCATGATGTTCCCGCGAGTGGGACTGTGA
- a CDS encoding NAD(P)H-dependent glycerol-3-phosphate dehydrogenase, whose protein sequence is MSADVRQPKVVVLGGGSWGTTVAAICARRGPTLQWVRSEATAKDINEHHRNTSYLGGEVELPESLRATNDFSEAANCADVIVMGVPSHGFRSVLGELAKELRPWVPVVSLVKGLEQGTNMRMSQIVEEVLPGHPAGILAGPNIAREVAEGYAAAAVLAMPDPSLAANLAKLFRTKRFRTYTTDDVIGVEMAGALKNVYAIAVGMGYSLGIGENTRAMVMARAISEMSKLGEATGGKRDTFSGLAGMGDLIVTCTSQRSRNRHVGEQLGQGKTIDEVIAAMNQVAEGVKAASVVMEFANEYGLNMPIAREVDGVINHGSTVEQAYRGLIAEKPGHEVHGSGF, encoded by the coding sequence ATGAGTGCGGATGTGCGTCAGCCCAAGGTTGTTGTGCTCGGTGGCGGCTCGTGGGGAACGACGGTCGCGGCGATCTGCGCGCGGCGCGGCCCGACGCTGCAGTGGGTGCGTTCCGAGGCCACGGCCAAGGACATCAACGAACACCACCGCAACACCAGCTATCTCGGCGGCGAGGTGGAACTGCCGGAATCGCTGCGCGCCACCAACGACTTCTCCGAGGCCGCGAACTGCGCCGACGTCATCGTGATGGGGGTGCCCTCGCACGGCTTCCGCAGCGTGCTCGGTGAGCTGGCCAAGGAACTGCGACCGTGGGTTCCGGTGGTGTCGCTGGTCAAGGGCCTGGAGCAGGGCACCAATATGCGGATGAGCCAGATCGTCGAGGAGGTGCTGCCGGGCCACCCGGCCGGCATCCTGGCCGGTCCCAACATCGCCCGCGAGGTCGCCGAGGGATACGCCGCCGCAGCGGTGTTGGCGATGCCCGATCCGAGCCTGGCCGCCAATCTCGCGAAATTATTCCGCACGAAGCGGTTTCGCACCTACACGACCGACGACGTGATCGGTGTCGAGATGGCCGGGGCGTTGAAGAACGTGTACGCCATCGCGGTCGGGATGGGCTACTCGCTGGGCATCGGCGAGAACACCCGGGCCATGGTGATGGCCCGCGCGATCAGCGAGATGTCCAAGCTCGGCGAGGCGACCGGCGGCAAGCGCGACACTTTCTCCGGCCTGGCGGGAATGGGCGATCTGATCGTCACCTGCACCTCACAGCGCAGCCGCAACCGCCACGTCGGGGAACAACTGGGCCAGGGCAAGACCATCGATGAGGTCATCGCCGCGATGAACCAGGTCGCCGAGGGCGTCAAGGCTGCCAGCGTGGTCATGGAGTTCGCCAACGAGTACGGCCTGAACATGCCGATCGCGCGCGAGGTCGACGGCGTGATCAATCACGGCTCGACGGTCGAGCAGGCCTACCGCGGCCTGATCGCCGAGAAGCCCGGCCACGAGGTGCACGGCTCAGGCTTCTGA
- a CDS encoding MCE family protein: MKERGALIGLSLFMVVALTLTWLVYVTLRRDVAGSTVPYAAVISDVFGLREGDDVRMAGVRVGRVEKIELQGDKAKVSFVVQADQQVLGTTVASVIYQNIVGQRYLGLSLGTLGEPDPLPPGSVIPVERTDPSFDVGRLLNGYEPLFSLLNPRDADSLTKGVIESLQGDQGSIAALVDQTAQLTDSFAGRDQELGAVITDLNSVVGNLAQHNDTLDEVIGETRSMVGTFDARRPELVESMGSISAVVRQLSTISDEVYPPLKELVVRQPGFAQHLVSIEPQLAYTGANLPLLLKGFARITGEGAYVNTYICDLNLTGFFPGLNDVVPIIVDAASRGDGTQYTPRCRITEHG; the protein is encoded by the coding sequence ATGAAGGAACGCGGCGCGCTCATCGGATTGTCGTTGTTCATGGTGGTGGCGCTCACGTTGACGTGGCTGGTCTATGTGACCCTGCGCCGGGATGTCGCCGGCAGCACCGTGCCGTACGCGGCCGTGATCTCCGATGTCTTCGGTCTGCGCGAGGGTGACGACGTCCGCATGGCGGGTGTCCGGGTCGGCCGCGTCGAAAAGATTGAACTGCAGGGCGACAAGGCCAAAGTGTCGTTCGTCGTGCAAGCCGATCAGCAGGTGCTCGGTACCACGGTGGCCTCGGTGATCTACCAGAACATCGTCGGACAGCGCTACCTCGGGCTGTCGTTGGGCACGCTCGGAGAGCCGGACCCGCTGCCGCCCGGCAGCGTGATCCCGGTCGAACGCACCGACCCGTCGTTCGACGTCGGCAGGCTGCTCAACGGTTACGAGCCACTGTTCAGCCTGCTCAATCCGCGTGACGCCGACAGCCTCACCAAGGGCGTCATCGAGTCGCTGCAGGGCGATCAGGGCTCGATCGCCGCCCTGGTCGACCAGACCGCCCAACTCACCGACTCGTTCGCCGGTCGCGACCAGGAACTCGGCGCGGTCATCACTGATCTCAACTCGGTGGTCGGCAACCTGGCCCAGCACAATGACACCCTCGATGAGGTGATCGGCGAAACCCGCTCCATGGTCGGCACATTCGACGCCCGCCGCCCCGAACTGGTGGAGTCGATGGGGTCGATCTCGGCGGTGGTGCGGCAGCTGTCGACCATCTCCGACGAGGTGTACCCGCCGCTGAAGGAACTCGTGGTCCGCCAGCCCGGTTTCGCCCAGCACCTGGTCAGCATCGAACCGCAGTTGGCCTACACCGGCGCCAATCTGCCGCTGCTGCTGAAGGGTTTCGCCCGCATCACCGGCGAGGGCGCCTACGTCAACACCTACATCTGCGACCTGAACCTCACCGGCTTCTTCCCCGGCCTCAACGACGTGGTGCCGATCATCGTCGACGCCGCCTCCCGCGGGGACGGAACCCAGTACACCCCGAGATGCAGGATCACCGAACATGGCTGA
- a CDS encoding MlaE family ABC transporter permease, giving the protein MTASAYTPKLLSPWVRLYRRTSVPIIRLGHMLVFFVRALAAVPVALRHYRKEFIRLVSDIAWGNGSLVVGGGTAGVAIVLGITVGALVGIEGYNFLDLLGLGPATGIISSLVNTRELAPIAASLAFATQAGCRFTAQLGSMRIAEEIDALDSIAIRPIPYLVTTRLMASVVAVIPLYVLCLAVSYLTTQLVVRIISGGATGSYLHYFTLMLSGQDILYSLVKAIIFVWIASTVQCYYGFYASGGPEGVGVAAGHAMRASITVVIIVNMLLTMALWSVDAGARFGG; this is encoded by the coding sequence GTGACCGCGTCGGCCTATACGCCCAAGCTGCTGTCGCCGTGGGTGCGCCTGTACCGGCGGACCTCGGTTCCGATCATCCGGCTCGGCCACATGCTGGTGTTCTTCGTCCGCGCGCTGGCCGCGGTGCCCGTCGCGCTGCGCCACTACCGCAAGGAATTCATCCGGCTGGTCTCCGACATCGCCTGGGGTAACGGCTCATTGGTCGTGGGCGGTGGAACCGCCGGCGTCGCGATCGTGCTGGGCATCACGGTCGGCGCGCTGGTCGGCATCGAGGGCTACAACTTCCTGGACCTGCTGGGCCTGGGCCCGGCGACCGGCATCATCTCCTCTCTGGTGAACACCCGGGAACTGGCGCCCATCGCGGCGTCGCTGGCGTTTGCCACCCAGGCGGGGTGCCGGTTCACCGCGCAACTCGGGTCGATGCGCATCGCCGAGGAGATCGACGCGCTGGACTCCATCGCGATCCGTCCCATCCCCTACCTGGTCACCACGCGGCTCATGGCCTCGGTGGTGGCCGTGATCCCGCTGTACGTGCTGTGTCTGGCCGTCAGCTACCTGACCACCCAGTTGGTGGTGCGGATCATCAGCGGCGGCGCGACGGGGTCCTACCTGCACTACTTCACGCTGATGCTGTCCGGGCAGGACATTCTCTACTCGCTGGTGAAAGCCATCATCTTCGTGTGGATCGCCTCGACGGTCCAGTGCTACTACGGCTTCTATGCCTCGGGTGGGCCCGAGGGCGTCGGCGTCGCGGCCGGCCACGCCATGCGGGCCAGCATCACGGTGGTGATCATCGTCAACATGCTGCTCACGATGGCGCTGTGGTCGGTCGATGCCGGAGCCAGGTTCGGGGGTTAG
- a CDS encoding MlaD family protein, translating to MAANAWEPDGRGVSERNLLICGVAVLAVASLISLALVVKATGRLDPHVRVVAALNNVGDGLPQRSDVKYHGVLVGVVNDVTPASHGNPNYVDIDLKPEYARSIPASVTARVVPSNVFAVSSVQLVDRGAAPPIQAGAQIPEDTGLPTVLFQTTISKLRDVLAATGRGREDQTIGLLAAVNAATENRRTGLLTAGAQLNRLMDELDAIVATEPGPTTVSALTDAARGLQSTAPELVDALHQAVEPMQTLVEQRAQLTELLEAGLHTVGTTHTALNNHSDRMVNITGNLTPVLGAVADTAHHFEPAFLKLNGLADKYFDEVYMPDLGIGNMRVNLSLTPSYSYTRTDCPQYGELKGPSCFTAPLVPTRPELPDVLLPQNYQPPKDLAPPPGTVLGAHGNLVAVGPPYVNQNPSLADPNPPLPPGLNPSPPVPGSANPALIPTPPPPVRLSPPAPVAPKPGSPPPPAPAPAPGFSAEAAPASFGGNVGPVGGEQERNQLSLVTGQPATSATQLLLGPLARGTTVTVNGQPPEGGSR from the coding sequence ATGGCGGCGAACGCGTGGGAGCCGGACGGCCGAGGGGTCTCCGAACGGAATCTACTGATCTGCGGGGTGGCCGTACTCGCCGTCGCCTCGTTGATCTCACTCGCGCTGGTGGTCAAGGCAACCGGACGCCTCGATCCCCACGTGCGCGTGGTGGCCGCGCTGAACAACGTCGGTGACGGCCTGCCGCAGCGCTCCGACGTCAAGTACCACGGTGTCCTGGTCGGGGTGGTGAACGACGTCACGCCCGCCTCGCACGGCAATCCGAACTACGTCGACATCGACCTCAAGCCCGAATACGCCCGGTCCATCCCCGCCTCCGTCACGGCCCGGGTGGTGCCCAGCAACGTCTTCGCGGTGTCGTCCGTGCAACTCGTCGACCGTGGCGCGGCGCCGCCGATTCAGGCCGGCGCTCAGATCCCGGAGGACACCGGACTGCCGACGGTGCTGTTCCAGACGACCATCAGCAAGCTGCGCGACGTCCTGGCCGCCACCGGGCGCGGGCGCGAGGATCAGACAATCGGTCTGTTGGCCGCGGTGAACGCCGCCACCGAGAACCGCCGCACCGGACTGCTGACCGCCGGGGCCCAGCTCAACCGGCTCATGGACGAGCTGGACGCAATCGTCGCGACCGAGCCCGGGCCCACCACGGTCTCGGCGCTGACCGACGCCGCCCGCGGCCTACAGAGCACGGCGCCGGAACTGGTGGACGCCCTGCACCAGGCCGTGGAGCCGATGCAGACGCTGGTCGAGCAGCGCGCGCAGCTGACGGAGCTACTCGAGGCCGGCCTGCACACCGTGGGCACCACGCACACCGCACTGAACAATCACTCCGACCGCATGGTGAACATCACCGGCAACCTGACTCCGGTCCTCGGCGCGGTGGCCGACACCGCGCATCACTTCGAGCCCGCGTTCCTGAAGTTGAACGGCCTGGCCGACAAGTACTTCGACGAGGTGTACATGCCGGACCTGGGCATCGGGAACATGCGGGTGAACCTGTCGTTGACCCCGTCCTACAGCTACACCAGGACCGACTGCCCGCAGTACGGAGAACTCAAGGGCCCCAGCTGTTTCACCGCACCGCTGGTGCCCACCCGCCCGGAGCTGCCGGATGTGCTGCTGCCGCAGAACTATCAGCCACCCAAGGATCTGGCGCCGCCGCCCGGGACCGTCCTGGGGGCCCACGGCAATCTCGTCGCGGTCGGCCCGCCCTACGTCAACCAGAACCCCAGCCTCGCCGACCCCAACCCGCCGCTGCCGCCAGGGCTGAACCCGTCGCCGCCGGTGCCCGGCTCCGCCAACCCCGCCCTGATCCCCACCCCGCCGCCGCCGGTACGGCTGTCGCCGCCGGCCCCGGTGGCCCCCAAGCCGGGATCGCCCCCGCCGCCCGCGCCGGCACCCGCGCCCGGGTTCTCCGCCGAAGCCGCCCCCGCGTCCTTCGGCGGCAACGTCGGCCCCGTCGGCGGCGAGCAAGAACGCAACCAGCTCAGCCTCGTCACCGGGCAGCCCGCGACCTCGGCGACCCAGCTGCTGCTCGGACCCTTGGCGCGGGGCACCACCGTGACGGTCAATGGCCAACCCCCGGAGGGAGGTTCGCGATGA
- a CDS encoding tryptophan-rich sensory protein — translation MSSPAAGPGVQKRALSALLLATGVSLATAAMILVNFLANALPINGQTTGDVTRGYEVYFIPAGYAFSIWSLIYLGLVVYSVYLSLAVARGRGADSALAIAPWYLLTAVANACWLIAWHHNQFPLSMLLMVVLLAALIVIYRKLVVRPADSKFELWSVHIPFRIYLGWISVATIANATITLDDAGWNGFGIAEPTWGVIMIAVATVLGLAMAFLHADAAYVAVVIWALVAVAVRLSDTTSILVAALLGAVVLGLALVANLLRAPRGASRAGGHS, via the coding sequence ATGTCCTCCCCTGCTGCCGGCCCCGGCGTTCAGAAACGAGCGCTCAGCGCCCTGCTGCTGGCGACCGGCGTCAGCCTCGCCACGGCGGCGATGATCCTGGTCAATTTCCTGGCCAACGCGCTGCCCATCAACGGCCAGACCACCGGCGACGTCACCCGCGGGTACGAGGTGTACTTCATTCCGGCGGGCTACGCGTTCAGCATCTGGAGCCTGATCTATCTGGGCCTGGTCGTCTACAGCGTCTATCTGAGCCTGGCCGTGGCGCGTGGCCGCGGCGCGGACAGCGCGCTCGCGATCGCCCCCTGGTATCTGCTCACCGCGGTGGCGAACGCGTGCTGGCTGATCGCCTGGCATCACAATCAGTTCCCGCTGAGCATGCTGTTGATGGTCGTGCTGCTGGCGGCGTTGATCGTGATCTACCGCAAGCTGGTGGTCCGGCCCGCCGACTCCAAATTCGAACTGTGGTCGGTGCACATCCCGTTCCGCATCTACCTCGGCTGGATCTCGGTGGCGACGATCGCGAACGCCACCATCACGCTCGACGACGCCGGCTGGAACGGCTTCGGCATCGCCGAACCCACGTGGGGCGTCATCATGATCGCGGTGGCCACCGTGCTGGGCCTGGCAATGGCCTTCCTGCACGCCGACGCGGCCTATGTGGCAGTGGTGATCTGGGCTCTGGTCGCAGTGGCGGTGCGCCTGAGCGACACCACCTCGATCCTGGTCGCGGCGCTGCTCGGTGCCGTCGTGCTGGGGCTGGCGTTGGTCGCGAATCTGCTGCGGGCGCCGAGGGGAGCATCCCGCGCCGGCGGCCACTCCTGA